Genomic segment of Apium graveolens cultivar Ventura chromosome 7, ASM990537v1, whole genome shotgun sequence:
ACCTAAATAAACATTTTTTTTCTGCTCCTAAAATTGAGGTTAAGTGTGAAGGTAACATGCTGAATGTTTTTACAATGCATCGATTGTGGCCGTATGGAACTCTGACTTGTCTATAAGCTATCACTGCATTCATCTTGAGAATGCCATACAGCCACACCTCGGCATCGTGGATACATCCACTAAATTAGCTTTACAAGTATCTCGATATGAGTACGGATCTTAAAAATATGTTTCCAAGAACAAAATTACACAAACTAATATAGACAAACTAACATTAATATAGCAAAGATGATGAGGTACAAAAGTATAGTTGAAATATGTATAAGATAGGCTAACATAATGCAATGCTAATTTTAGTTGAAAGACAAAAATCTACATTCCCTCCTTTATGATTTTTTACTTCCATTTACATTATATATCCTTGGTCAAGTCAGTGTGCTGCGAGACTCTTCCATATGACTGTTATTGGCCTTTTTTCCTGTTCCTAAATTTGAGATTCTTGATTTCTTTCCCAGAAAGTGCTTTCAGATGACTTTGTAGTTTGTACAGTTCAATACTTATATTGTGATATGCTTTAGAGAAGCAATGTCTTGAAGTAAAACTCGATAACAGAACATAGTAAGTTAATAAATAAAGTTAATTTCACTTTACACCCTTTTGGTTTATTGACAAATATAACTTATGGCCTTACAAATGAATATGTGTTCTCATAAATTCTCGGGGTGAGCGAGGATCGCACCCAAGATCTGGGACGACAGAGGATAAACTCATAACCACTTGAGCTATCCAACCGTGCTCACACCCCTTTGGTTTTAACTTAATGAACCGTGCTCACACCCCTTTGGTTTTAACTTAATGCGGATTGGGTCAAAAACTTTAATTATATACATTATGCATCCCTTAAGTTTCTATAACCTTACAATAACCACCCCTTAGGCCAATTTTTCGTCAACTTTGACCGTTAAGTAACGGTTGAGTAGGAATAAATGGGGATAACACACATAAGAtgtttaaataaaaaatttaaaaaaattgcaaaatatatagtaaaaattataataaatttttcttaaattaaATCAAGAGTTAAACTGACTTGAGCCttttttaaactaaaaaaataatttattttaacttttctttttaattttttctaTCTTTTAAATATTGAAGTCAAATGATATTTTTAGATATAGTTATAATATTATTACTTACACCATAAAAAATTGTATATACATACTCAcactattttaatttttaattttcagttttttaaatttttttaatttaaataaatttatatttaatatctCCATTTTACCCCTAATCAACCGTTACTTAACGGCCAAAATTAATGGAAAATTCAGCCAAGGGGTGGTCATTGTAAGGATATTGGAACGGAAGGGATGCAAAATGTGTATAATTAAAGTTCTTAACCCAATCTGGAATAAGCCAAAACCAAAGGGGTGCAAGTGAAATTAACTctaataaatataattatacaTCATTGCCGTGTTCTTGACTCGGGCCTAACATGGTTAATTAATAATTCGCCAAATTTAGCCGATATCATATAGAATGTACTTGTTTGTCCTTCAGAAAAAAAACTATTATATTATATCCAGTTGGATAATGAGGTTTTTGCATGGCACGAATGTCCTAAAGAAAAAAACTCACATTTTATTCAAAAGTTTAGCACCTTACGTAATTCTAGCAACTTCCATTTCGTGGTTGCGACTTGTTTTCGAATACACCGCCAAACATTATAACTTGTAATATTATTAAATCATTCTACTATTTATAGATAAGTTATTAATAAGTGCGTAAAACACAAGGTAGCTAAGtttttatgtaatttttatttagtaattaatattatttatagaTTCTAGTtgataaaattaaaaattttgtaATGATAACCCTCAACGTTTAATATCTCTTCCGTTGGTTGTAGCCctagaaaaaaatattttactGCAGCCGCCTACCAAGACTTCAAATATTCACTGACGAGAAGCTGAACGACGTGCGGGGCGAACCACCAGTTTCTCTTAGCGACCTTCTAATGTCTTGGAAAGAAGAAGCTCACCAGTCCATGGGAGGCTTGAACTTTGAGAGTCTTCGACCCCAAGGCCACATTGAAAGCAACATCAAGGATATGCAGGCAGAGCACGAAAAATCGGTCAAGAAGAAAGAGAAACACGATGAAATTGAGCAGATTGGGGTAAAATTTGCTAAAAGTGTGAAGTTATCTCCTCGATCGCCGCAGGCACCTCTTCGGATGGAGATGAAGCGAAGGAGGATGTCTGAGAATGTTCAACCAAAAAAGATATGTTTTGATGGTGATGAGGAGGCTGAGGAGAGTGAGGTGAAAGGATCTCATGATCTGATGGTGCATTGACTAGGAGTCCAAGTGCGACATCTGGAATGGAGTATGGTGCAAATTGGGTAAGAGTTTACCTACACTAGATTCTTATGAGTAGGCTCAAAGTGTTTGATGTATTGCCTGAATAAAAATTTCGGACCTAGCCTATAGGGTTTTCAATATTGTTGCCATCTTAAcattaattttaatttatgttTTGTCCCAAGGCTATAATTTACTAAACCATAAAGGTTGCTGTATTTGGTTTTAGATTCTCCACCATCTTCATTTTTTTGTCTTTAACCTTCATGTGTACTTGTCAGAGATCTTCTCCAGCCCTTTCTTCCGTCACCCATTCAATATTtgcaaaatatttataaaatttacacGATCTGTCCTGACAAAGTAATCTTAAGAAACTAGGAAGCTGTTGCATGGAATGTTTTAAGAATGTAGTGGAATACAAAATGTCGTGTAAATTTGTGAACTTGCCGAAAGCATATAGAAAATGTGGTACCGATGATTTATAAAGCTGCAAAGATTGGGGACACTAAAGTGATAGCAAAATTGTAGCTTAGAAAACAGTAAATAATAGTGTAAAGACCAACAACAACCATATGATGATACATACAACTATATAGAATTATTATGAATACTCATAGAACAGAAGTTTGTAGTATAGGGGAAGAGAGAACTCCTCGTGAATGAAACTAATGTGACCAATATAAATAATGcggataaaaaaaattaacagtCACAAATCAACCATGCATGAGTGTTCAAAAAGAGCAGCATAATAAATTGTATTATGATGGTGCCTCCAGCAATCAAGATGACTGGAACCAGAAACATTTTACAAATCTTAATGATAGCTTTACATTTTTTAGGTAAAAGCTGCTGAAATTTGCAGTTATGCATTGATTAAAATCACAGCCTTAAATGGTAGCAGGTAAAAAAACCCAAATGATTGCCCTGCCTAATATATGAATGAAGATTAGTGCAGAACTTACCCACAGGAAAATGGATGGATTACTTATCCAGATTATTCTGCCACTGGTTACGAATAATAATTGACTAAAAAATCAGGGAGACCTTAAACCTCCAATTGTTCGTCCACATCTCATGACTAACAAATGACTACATCACATCTCCTAAGGAATGAGCTTATTTAGTCCCAATTCCAAACATTAATTTCTTCCATGACTTATCCCGCAACTTGTTTAGAACATATTCTCACAATTTAAACAGATATTTCAGGTTATATCTCATATTGAAGCACATATTAAAGTTACTGATCAAGTAAAAACCCAGGAAACAATCAGGTGAAATCAACTATATAATTGCCATGTAAAAAAAAGCTAGATGGCTTGTATCACTGGTACACAGAAACTAATATTTTGTCAGCATTATACCTGTGAGGGAAATTTCCTAATACTTTCAACCAAGTACTGGTAAGAATTCCGATCTCCTGCAACTAGCTCCCCTATGGCTGGAATGACGGAGAATGAGTAATGATCATATCTGCAGAATAAAGTAAAAAAATATGTAACTAAAAGGAAACAATGGTGTATTAAATGGAATCATAACAGAAAAAATTGCTATGTGGTTTTGGAAAATTAATTTAATAAGAATTCTTTGGTAAAGTCAATTTCTTAAAATATAATTACTCACAACTGCTTGAAAGCTGGATTTTCCACATGGCTCAATTCAAGGCAAAGAAACCTTCCCCCCTTATTAAGCACCCTGACAAAAACAACTTAATGGAATCAAGTAATGTAACAGTTAATCAAGTAATGTTTTAAGAATGTAGTGGAATGTTTAAGGTTTGGTACACGAAAACACGAAAATACACGGAACGTTTGTATACGACACGGAACGTTGCCAGGTCTACGTTAAATATTCATTAAATCGTATATCTAGCTCCAATTGTAATGAGTATTACAAGAGTAAATTTATAAATCCTATCACTTAGAATCCAAATAAATTCCTAGGGAAAAGAAAACTAATCATCATTTAATTTTACTTTCCAGTACTAATATGACCTTAGTTATGTAACATAATTAACTCTATTTACCTACTACAACTAAAACACCTAACCAGTTGCAATTAGTTTTCCTTGAGTAATAAAAGATAATTTGATAatatagatttaaatcaattcaTTAATTCCTTTGTCTGCGTCGTCAAAGAATCATCTAGGCTACATTTAGACGTGATACGACTAATCAGGGATTTTGACTCGATACATGAATAATTCACTGATGGGTTCGTGAAGAGTGCTGACGGATTTCTATAAAACCTCAAATCTACCCTCAGATTAGTTATCAAATTGTTCTCCTTAGAGGAACTAAAGCATTTTCGCATACACAGATTATCCGACTCCAATGAATAGGGTCATTCTGCAAGAGTCTATTAACCTGTTCCTTGTAGGATAATTAGTCACTTGGATTTAATGCAAGCAATCTGTTGTGGATATATCTAGCGCATAAATCAAGCGACTTTGTTTCTTCTTTATATAATTATTCTGTAAAAACTGAGATGTAGCAAGTCAAAATACCTTCAAACTAATAAATCCAGAGTTCACATGATAGAGGTACTGAAAATGAAGGAAATTCCACATGAGGGTAGGGCTGTTGAGGTGATTATATAAAGCTACAAATAGAACATTATATGGAGCAACTGATATTTCATTATTTCATAACTGATTTTTCAATTTAAAAAGTGCTGAAAAATTTATTTTGCATCAAGCCATATGTATAAGGTTTCATAAATCAAACATTTTAAGCTTCTCATAATAACTGAGACATATCGACGTTCTTGGCAGTTATCATGAGTAAACTCTGGGACGAAGAATACTCTTGAGCAACATATACTAACAAAGACAATAAAAAGACAGACACATGGAGTAAATTACCTACTTTACCAATTAGCATAAAAATTAGTGCATAGTAGTACCTGTGAGTTTCGGAAAGAACCTTTTCTATATGTGTCACATTTCTAATACCGAAGGCAATCGTATAACCATCCACGGAGTTATCCTCGAAATTCAGTGCTTCAGCATCTCCCTCAACCCATACAAGCGATCCATCTTCCCCTAGACCTACAGAGATAAAGATAATTTACATATATAACTAGTGAAATGTAAGACTTATTTATTGTCTTCAAATTATTAATAGGAACAAAAAAAAACTGAATAACAATCTCATTTTCTTGCTATGAATGATTTCTCTTACATTACCTCTTTCCTGGGCACGCATTTGGCCAACATTGAGCATATTCGGATTGATATCACATACAGATATCCGAGTTTCTTGTCGCAGGTTATCTTCAGCCATATCTTGTAGCGCTCTACGCCTGGCACGGTTTATACTTTCTATAATTCTGAAAGCCACATCCCCTGTAATTACAAACTGAAAAATTCAAGCTAAAGAATAGTATGTCTAAACGTTTAATATGTATGTAGACACTTGAACAAGGCTTTTATCCGATCGACAACATTCTGATTCTCTTAAGAGACAAATAAATAACATACTAACATAAATAAACAAGTTCTTTGGTGGCAGGGTTCCACCAGAAAACCAGATATTGCGTAAAATCTGACACATCATAAAATAAACACTACAAATATATTTTATCTGGTTAATACTCATCCATGCACAAGATAATAAATTTCTTAGCAGCTATAACAACTCTTCTATAATAGACCACCTTACAAGGGTATATTTAGAATGTAACACAGCAACTCTCCTATTAGAACACCTTACAAGGGTATGTAGATTTAGAATGTAACACAGCGAGTCAATTGAGGTGTTGCACGACATTACACCCATCAGCAATGTGCTAATATAGGATCATTAGTAAAGATGCCCTATAATTTACTTTATATTTATATGTAACTGTCGTAATGAAATTATTTATTGTTCGAGTTTGCAAGTAAAGCATTTGACCTGCTTCTAAATAACAATCTGGAATCCAAACCACATTTATTCCGTAAATATTAAAAAGGA
This window contains:
- the LOC141672009 gene encoding 2-methoxy-6-polyprenyl-1,4-benzoquinol methylase, mitochondrial-like isoform X2; the protein is MKTFFWVLIPITSIPRSADHKMALRMVARNLRRKILPSFTLAYMLHSHATSFGFQEVPEEVKSKMVGNVFTSVASNYDVMNDLMSAGLHRLWKERLVSKLNPFPGMKHLDVAGGTGDVAFRIIESINRARRRALQDMAEDNLRQETRISVCDINPNMLNVGQMRAQERGLGEDGSLVWVEGDAEALNFEDNSVDGYTIAFGIRNVTHIEKVLSETHRVLNKGGRFLCLELSHVENPAFKQLYDHYSFSVIPAIGELVAGDRNSYQYLVESIRKFPSQEIFASMIAEAGFQKVEYENLVGGVAAVHSGFKF
- the LOC141672009 gene encoding 2-methoxy-6-polyprenyl-1,4-benzoquinol methylase, mitochondrial-like isoform X3; translated protein: MALRMVARNLRRKILPSFTLAYMLHSHATSFGFQEVPEEVKSKMVGNVFTSVASNYDVMNDLMSAGLHRLWKERLVSKLNPFPGMKHLDVAGGTGFLLFNASCSLQSIGDVAFRIIESINRARRRALQDMAEDNLRQETRISVCDINPNMLNVGQMRAQERGLGEDGSLVWVEGDAEALNFEDNSVDGYTIAFGIRNVTHIEKVLSETHRVLNKGGRFLCLELSHVENPAFKQLYDHYSFSVIPAIGELVAGDRNSYQYLVESIRKFPSQEIFASMIAEAGFQKVEYENLVGGVAAVHSGFKF